A genomic segment from Cyprinus carpio isolate SPL01 chromosome A22, ASM1834038v1, whole genome shotgun sequence encodes:
- the LOC109047275 gene encoding ribonuclease P protein subunit p21, translated as MAGNIKDKEAYQRLNFLYQAAHCVLAQNPENIELARFYCFTQKTISKRLVLRQDPSVKRTVCKKCCALLIPGVTSTVRQKRGPRRQRKTIVRCLSCGLTKRFPNNPKHKLWVDQPEAQLENQTSRDAGPSSKSTTQEEKNDIGSMSTIAKTSSTAQTNLIKPS; from the exons ATGGCAGGGAATATAAAAGATAAAGAAGCATATCAACGCCTGAACTTCCTCTATCAG GCTGCTCACTGCGTTTTGGCTCAAAATCCAGAGAATATTGAACTGGCAAGATTTTACTGCTTCACTCAGAAGACCATCTCCAAACGACTGGTGCTCAGACA AGATCCATCAGTAAAGAGAACCGTTTGCAAAAAATGCTGCGCTTTACTAATTCCAGGTGTCACATCAACTGTACGACAAAAAA GAGGACCGAGGCGACAGCGTAAGACTATTGTGAGATGTTTAAGCTGTGGACTGACCAAACGGTTCCCAAACAACCCAAAACATAAACTGTGGGTGGATCAGCCTGAGGCTCAACTAGAAAACCAGACTTCACGAG ATGCTGGTCCTTCATCTAAGTCCACAACCCAAGAGGAAAAAAATGATATTGGCTCAATGTCCACAATAGCAAAGACTTCGTCTACAGCTCAAACAAATCTGATTAAACCTTCATGA